One Neodiprion pinetum isolate iyNeoPine1 chromosome 1, iyNeoPine1.2, whole genome shotgun sequence genomic window carries:
- the LOC124224641 gene encoding uncharacterized protein isoform X1 has translation MSSGDPWSLPVKQGLYDPTLEKDACGVGFIVAIDGKRSHKIVRDAEKLSARMNHRGACACDNDSGDGAGVLCAIPHDYYAAEIREQHGVELPEFGHYATGIFFLDKITHQQSEEAFAKLAEKCNLRIICWRDVPTDNTKIGQVAYKTEPYSRQVFVTGDQEVEALNRQVFVLRKRASHTIPQPGIRFYICSLSLKTVVYKGQFTADQLWKYYTDLSSPDFETYLALVHTRFSTNTFPSWERAHPLRLLAHNGEINTLRGNVNLMKAREGVMSSPIYGDKLKQLYPVVEPNLSDSGAADCVLEFLVMAGQRTLPEAVMTMVPEAWQNDLTMATEKRDFYHWAACAMEPWDGPALLTFTDGRYVGAILDRNGLRPSRFYVTKDNMMVMASEVGVYDTPPSNVVLKSRLKPGRMLLVDTEEKKIIQDVDLKIYIARSRPHSTWLKEQISMDQLREAHIAVNGSNGITENGSVELTKLIETNDTFEGVSAVNRVWGGDKRLSLYGYTIETINMLLLPMIQTKKEALGSMGNDAPLACLSDFQPLIYEYFKQLFAQVTNPPIDPFREKIVMSLMCPIGPVSNILEPNELQVHRLFLHQPILSLKDLEVIKNTNYRGWRTKVIDITYPAEYGPPGLQKTIHRVCNEANEAAHQGYQLIVLSDRLAGPDRVPVSTLLAQGAVHHFLIEERQRMKVGLILETAEAREVHHMCVLLGYGADAICPYLVFEMARSLRADGVLDESCTDDIMFTNYSEAMERGIAKVMAKMGISTLQSYKGAQIFEAVGLADDVVDKCFKGTQSRIGGVTFDIIAKEAFERHQMTYMEKAVDMMVLRNPGIYHWRAGGEKHINEPNSIANLQEAVESKSTIAYENYRKSTMDAVRACTLRGQMEIKTIDKPIPIDEVEPASEIVKRFVTGAMSFGSISLEAHTTLAIAMNRIGGKSNTGEGGENADRYLDQDPEFNKRSSIKQVASGRFGVTSSYIANADDLQIKMAQGAKPGEGGELPGYKVTADIAATRHSVPGVGLISPPPHHDIYSIEDLAELIYDLKCANPNARISVKLVSEVGVGVVASGVAKGKAEHIVISGHDGGTGASSWTGIKAAGLPWELGVAETHQVLTLNNLRSRVVVQADGQLRTGFDVVVAALLGADEFGFSTAPLIAMGCTMMRKCHLNTCPVGIATQDPILRKKFAGKPEHVINFLFMLAEEVRTHMASLGIRKFQDLVGRTDFLKVASRDHEKSKTLNFTNILRNALEMRPGVNIKGGSVKQDFQLENRLDNKLLEEAAPVLEGLKKSVSIQMSINNECRAFASTLSYHISKKFGEEGLPEHSININMTGSAGQSFCAFMTKGVHVTLEGDANDYVGKSLCGGEIIIYPPKDSDFNSEANVIVGNVCLYGATSGRAYFRGIAAERFSVRNSGAIVVVEGVGDHGCEYMTGGCALILGLTGRNFAAGMSGGIAYVLDVDGSFKSKCNPEMVELLPLNQQSDIAYVKELLEEFIEKTGSLIAQELLKVWPEPTTRFVKVFPYEYQRALKQLAEQKVAQPIVDSNRKPSEPNVKDIEDSIADGDMEKKKLDKIRGFVKYGRETKNYRPAEKRMEDWNEIYNFQGVRKGLRVQAARCMECGVPFCQSSHGCPLGNIIPKWNDLVFHSNWKEALNQLLQTNNFPEFTGRVCPAPCEGACVLGISEPPVTIKNIECAIIDHAFEQGWITVQPPKSRTGRRVAIVGSGPSGLAAAHQLNKAGHLVTVYERNDRVGGLLQYGIPTMKLSKQVVQRRVSLLAAEGISFKTGINVGKDISAKELKEQYDALLLCTGATWPRDLQIPGRHFEGIHFAMSFLENWQKKQMGNTVPPKMELIAQNKDVIIIGGGDTGCDCIATSLRQGARSITTFEILPEPPLKRGKDNPWPQYPRVFKVDYGHEEVSLKFGRDPRQFSTLSKEFLGNDKGHVTGIRTVTVEWTKDEAGRWKMDEVPNSEKTYKCDLVLLAMGFMGPEKYVATDLEAKLDGRGNYETPGGKYSTSISGVFAAGDCRRGQSLVVWAIAEGRQAAREVDKSLMGSTTLPSPGGVITGVLP, from the exons ATGAGCTCTGGTGACCCGTGGTCTCTACCGGTAAAGCAGGGCCTCTACGACCCAACTCTTGAGAAAGATGCCTGTGGTGTTGGATTTATAGTCGCCATTGATGGGAAACGATCCCACAAG ATCGTTCGAGATGCAGAAAAGTTATCGGCGCGCATGAACCACAGAGGTGCATGTGCATGTGACAATGATAGTGGTGACGGAGCTGGTGTACTCTGTGCTATTCCCCATGATTATTATGCTGCTGAAATTCG TGAACAGCACGGCGTTGAATTGCCCGAATTCGGTCATTATGCAACCGGAATTTTCTTCCTCGATAAAATCACTCATCAACAAAGTGAAGAAGCCTTTGCTAAATTGGCTGAAAAGTGCAATTTGCGG ATCATCTGTTGGCGCGACGTGCCCACAGATAATACAAAAATCGGCCAGGTCGCTTACAAAACCGAGCCCTATTCGCGTCAAGTATTTGTCACTGGGGATCAAGAGGTCGAGGCGTTGAACCGCCAG gTGTTTGTATTGCGCAAGAGGGCATCGCATACTATACCACAGCCAGGAATCCGTTTTTATATCTGCTCCTTGTCTCTGAAGACGGTTGTTTACAAGGGTCAATTCACTGCCGATCAACTATGGAAGTATTACACAGATTTATCG TCCCCAGACTTCGAAACATATCTGGCCTTGGTGCACACACGTTTTTCCACCAATACATTCCCTAGTTGGGAACGTGCGCACCCGTTACG TCTTCTTGCCCACAATGGTGAAATAAACACATTGCGGGGTAATGTTAATCTAATGAAAGCGCGAGAAGGTGTCATGAGCAGTCCTATCTACGGCGATAAACTGAAACAACTTTATCCTGTTGTTGAACCGAACCTCTCTGACTCCGGAGCTGCTGATTGTGTCTTGGAATTCTTGGTGATGGCTGGTCAACGCACGCTACCTGAG GCTGTGATGACGATGGTCCCGGAAGCCTGGCAAAACGATCTAACAATGGCCACAGAGAAGCGTGATTTCTATCACTGGGCAGCATGCGCAATGGAACCCTGGGATGGACCAGCCCTACTAACATTCACGGATGGTCGCTACGTTGGAGCTATACTAGACAG AAATGGCCTGCGCCCATCGCGTTTCTACGTCACTAAGGATAACATGATGGTGATGGCGTCCGAAGTGGGCGTCTATGACACTCCGCCCAGCAATGTTGTCCTCAAG AGCCGTTTGAAGCCTGGAAGGATGCTGTTGGTTGAcacagaagagaaaaagattatTCAAGATGTTGATCTCAAGATTTATATCGCACGCAGCAGGCCTCACTCTACTTGGCTTAAGGAACAG ATATCGATGGACCAGTTACGAGAAGCTCATATCGCAGTAAATGGGTCAAATGGTATTACTGAAAATGGGAGTGTAGAGTTGACTAAGCTCATCGAAACCAACGATACTTTCGAGGGTGTTTCTGCAGTGAATCGTGTTTGGGGAGGAGACAAACGTCTCTCATTATACGGATATACAATTGAAACCATCAATATGCTTTTACTGCCCATGATTCAAACCAA aaaAGAAGCACTGGGATCTATGGGCAACGACGCTCCCTTGGCCTGCCTTTCCGACTTTCAACCTCTGATTTacgaatatttcaaacaattgttTGCAcag GTAACAAACCCACCGATTGATCCATTCAGAGAGAAGATCGTGATGTCACTAATGTGCCCAATTGGTCCTGTGAGTAATATCCTGGAACCAAATGAGTTACAAGTTCATCGATTATTCCTTCATCAACCCATCTTATCCCTGAAAGATCTTGAGGTGATTAAAAACACCAACTATCGTGGCTGGAGAACAAAGGTTATTGACATCACGTATCCGGCTGAGTATGGACCACCGGGTCTTCAGAAAACCATTCACAGGGTGTGCAACGAGGCTAACGAAGCTGCCCATCAGGGTTATCAGCTCATTGTTTTATCCGACCGTCTAGCCGGTCCAGACAG GGTTCCAGTGAGCACTTTACTAGCTCAAGGTGCTGTACATCATTTTCTTATCGAAGAGCGTCAACGAATGAAAGTGGGCTTAATCCTAGAGACTGCGGAAGCTCGAGAGGTGCATCACATGTGTGTACTGCTTGGCTACGGTGCTGACGCAATCTGTCCCTATCTGGTCTTTGAAATGGCTAGAAGTCTTAGAGCTGATGGAGTCTTGGATGAATCCTGTACTGACGATATCATGTTCACT aaTTATTCTGAAGCTATGGAACGTGGAATTGCCAAGGTGATGGCAAAAATGGGAATATCTACTCTTCAATCTTACAAAGGTGCCCAAATCTTCGAGGCGGTTGGCTTGGCTGATGATGTTGTTGATAAATGTTTCAAG GGTACCCAATCACGAATCGGTGGTGTAACATTCGACATAATAGCAAAAGAAGCATTCGAAAGACACCAAATGACTTACATGGAAAAAGCTGTGGATATGATGGTCCTGCGTAATCCTGGAATATACCATTGGCGAGCTGGAGGAGAGAAACATATCAACGAGCCCAACAGTATTGCTAATCTACAG GAAGCTGTTGAATCAAAGAGTACCATCGCCTATGAAAATTACCGTAAATCTACGATGGATGCTGTCCGAGCATGCACACTACGAGGTCAAATGGAAATCAAAACTATCGATAAACCAATACCAATTGATGAAGTGGAACCAGCATCTGAGATTGTGAAGAGATTCGTGACTGGCGCTATGAGCTTTGGAAGTATTTCACTAGAAGCTCATACCACCCTTGCCATTGCCATGAATAGAATTGGTGGCAAATCCAACACCGGAGAAGGTGGAGAGAATGCTGACAG ATATTTGGACCAAGATCCAGAATTCAATAAGCGGTCATCCATCAAACAAGTAGCAAGTGGCAGATTTGGTGTAACTTCCAGCTACATAGCAAATGCCGATGACTTGCAGATTAAAATGGCTCAAGGTGCCAAACCTGGTGAAGGTGGTGAGCTGCCAGGATATAAA GTCACAGCGGATATTGCTGCAACACGTCACTCTGTGCCTGGAGTTGGACTTATTTCACCCCCACCCCATCACGATATATACTCGATAGAAGATTTAGCTGAGCTGATTTACGATTTGAAATGCGCAAATCCAAATGCTCGGATCTCTGTAAAACTTGTGTCGGAAGTCGGAGTTGGAGTTGTTGCATCTGGTGTTGCTAAA GGTAAAGCAGAGCACATTGTGATATCTGGACATGATGGTGGTACTGGAGCTAGTAGCTGGACTGGAATCAAGGCAGCGGGTCTTCCATGGGAGTTGGGTGTAGCAGAGACTCACCAAGTATTAACTCTCAACAACTTGCGCTCCAGAGTCGTTGTTCAAGCAGATGGTCAACTTCGCACTGGCTTTGATGTCGTTGTTGCTGCACTTTTGGGCGCAGACGAATTTGGTTTCAGTACAGCTCCATTGATCGCTATGGGCTGCACGATGATGCGGAAGTGCCATCTGAATACGTGTCCAGTGGGCATTGCTACACAAGATCCAATTTTACGCAAAAAGTTTGCAGGAAAACCAGAACATGTTATCAATTTCCTGTTCATGTTGGCCGAGGAG GTCCGAACGCACATGGCTAGTCTTGGTATCAGAAAATTCCAAGATTTAGTTGGACGCACTGATTTCCTGAAGGTTGCCAGCCGTGATCATGAAAAATCCAAGACTCTTAATTTCACAAACATTTTACGCAATGCATTGGAAATGCGTCCAGGTGTCAACATTAAGGGTGGCTCAGTTAAGCAGGATTTCCAGCTCGAAAACAGATTGGACAATAAGCTTCTTGAAGAGGCAGCACCAGTTTTGGAAGGACTTAAAAAAAGCGTTTCCATCCAGATGAGCATCAACAATGAATGCAGAGCATTTGCGTCAACTTTAAGCTATCACATTTCAAA GAAATTTGGGGAAGAAGGGCTTCCAGAACACAGTATTAATATCAATATGACTGGCTCTGCGGGTCAGAGCTTCTGCGCTTTTATGACAAAAGGTGTTCATGTTACGTTAGAAGGTGATGCAAACGATTACGTAGGaaag AGTCTCTGTGGTGGAGAGATTATCATATATCCCCCCAAGGATTCGGACTTCAATTCCGAAGCTAATGTTATTGTGGGTAACGTCTGTCTCTATGGTGCGACGTCTGGTCGGGCATACTTCCGAGGTATAGCTGCAGAGAGGTTCAGCGTTCGTAACAGTGGAGCTATCGTAGTTGTAGAAGGAGTAGGTGATCACGGATGCGAATACATGACTGGAGGTTGTGCACTTATACTTGGGCTGACAGGAAGGAACTTTGCTGCTGGAATGTCCGGTGGAATTGCTTATGTTCTCGACGTTGACGGATCGTTCAAAAG TAAATGCAATCCTGAAATGGTGGAGCTACTTCCACTTAATCAGCAGAGTGACATTGCGTATGTGAAGGAACTTCTGGAAGAGTTCATTGAAAAGACTGGATCATTGATCGCTCAGGAGTTGCTGAAGGTCTGGCCTGAACCTACCACCAGATTTGTAAAG GTATTCCCATACGAATATCAACGTGCTCTAAAGCAACTAGCAGAGCAGAAAGTAGCGCAGCCAATTGTCGACAGCAATCGCAAACCATCCGAACCTAATGTTAAGGATATTGAAGATTCGATTGCTGATGGGGAtatggagaaaaagaaattggatAAGATTCG AGGATTCGTAAAATACGGTCGCGAAACAAAAAACTATCGACCGGCTGAAAAACGAATGGAAGATTGGAATGAGATATATAACTTTCAAGGTGTTAGGAAAGGACTTAGAGTTCAGGCAGCAAGATGTATGGAATGTGGTGTTCCCTTCTGTCAGAGCAGCCATGGGTGTCCTCTTGGAAACATTATTCCAAAGTGGAATGACcttgtttttcattcaaactGGAAAGAGGCCTTGAATCAGCTGCTTCAGACCAATAACTTTCCTG AGTTTACTGGAAGGGTATGTCCAGCACCTTGTGAGGGTGCTTGTGTATTGGGAATCTCCGAGCCACctgtaacaataaaaaacattGAGTGCGCTATCATAGATCATGCCTTTGAGCAAGGATGGATCACTGTGCAACCTCCGAAGTCAAGAACTGGACGTCGAGTGGCAATTGTAGGATCTGGTCCTTCTGGACTTGCTGCGGCTCATCAACTTAACAAAGCTGGTCACTTGGTCACTGTCTATGAACGAAACGATCGCGTTGGTGGTCTTTTGCAGTATGGTATTCCTACCATGAAATTGTCTAAGCAAGTTGTTCAACGGCGAGTTTCTCTCCTCGCTGCTGAAGGAATCTCCTTCAAGACTGGTATCAATGTTGGGAAGGATATTTCAGCTAAA GAATTGAAAGAACAGTATGATGCACTTCTTCTGTGTACTGGTGCTACGTGGCCAAGAGATCTGCAAATACCTGGACGGCACTTTGAAGGAATTCACTTTGCCATGAGTTTTCTCGAGAACTGGCAAAAAAAACAGATGGGAAACACTGTACCACCCAAAATGGAATTAATTGCTCAGAATAAAGATGTCATAATTATTGGTGGTGGAGATACAGGTTGCGATTGCATTGCTACATCCTTGCGACAG GGTGCCAGATCCATTACAACGTTTGAAATCTTACCTGAACCTCCATTGAAAAGAGGAAAGGACAATCCATGGCCACAGTACCCTCGAGTGTTCAAGGTGGACTATGGTCATGAAGAAGTTTCTCTTAAATTTGGACGGGATCCACGTCAGTTCAGTACACTGAGCAAG GAATTCTTGGGCAATGACAAGGGACATGTAACTGGAATTAGAACAGTCACAGTTGAATGGACTAAAGATGAAGCAGGTAGATGGAAAATGGACGAAGTTCCTAATTCTGAAAAg
- the LOC124224641 gene encoding uncharacterized protein isoform X2, with amino-acid sequence MRNGTLGWTSPTNIHGWSLRWSYTRQSRLKPGRMLLVDTEEKKIIQDVDLKIYIARSRPHSTWLKEQISMDQLREAHIAVNGSNGITENGSVELTKLIETNDTFEGVSAVNRVWGGDKRLSLYGYTIETINMLLLPMIQTKKEALGSMGNDAPLACLSDFQPLIYEYFKQLFAQVTNPPIDPFREKIVMSLMCPIGPVSNILEPNELQVHRLFLHQPILSLKDLEVIKNTNYRGWRTKVIDITYPAEYGPPGLQKTIHRVCNEANEAAHQGYQLIVLSDRLAGPDRVPVSTLLAQGAVHHFLIEERQRMKVGLILETAEAREVHHMCVLLGYGADAICPYLVFEMARSLRADGVLDESCTDDIMFTNYSEAMERGIAKVMAKMGISTLQSYKGAQIFEAVGLADDVVDKCFKGTQSRIGGVTFDIIAKEAFERHQMTYMEKAVDMMVLRNPGIYHWRAGGEKHINEPNSIANLQEAVESKSTIAYENYRKSTMDAVRACTLRGQMEIKTIDKPIPIDEVEPASEIVKRFVTGAMSFGSISLEAHTTLAIAMNRIGGKSNTGEGGENADRYLDQDPEFNKRSSIKQVASGRFGVTSSYIANADDLQIKMAQGAKPGEGGELPGYKVTADIAATRHSVPGVGLISPPPHHDIYSIEDLAELIYDLKCANPNARISVKLVSEVGVGVVASGVAKGKAEHIVISGHDGGTGASSWTGIKAAGLPWELGVAETHQVLTLNNLRSRVVVQADGQLRTGFDVVVAALLGADEFGFSTAPLIAMGCTMMRKCHLNTCPVGIATQDPILRKKFAGKPEHVINFLFMLAEEVRTHMASLGIRKFQDLVGRTDFLKVASRDHEKSKTLNFTNILRNALEMRPGVNIKGGSVKQDFQLENRLDNKLLEEAAPVLEGLKKSVSIQMSINNECRAFASTLSYHISKKFGEEGLPEHSININMTGSAGQSFCAFMTKGVHVTLEGDANDYVGKSLCGGEIIIYPPKDSDFNSEANVIVGNVCLYGATSGRAYFRGIAAERFSVRNSGAIVVVEGVGDHGCEYMTGGCALILGLTGRNFAAGMSGGIAYVLDVDGSFKSKCNPEMVELLPLNQQSDIAYVKELLEEFIEKTGSLIAQELLKVWPEPTTRFVKVFPYEYQRALKQLAEQKVAQPIVDSNRKPSEPNVKDIEDSIADGDMEKKKLDKIRGFVKYGRETKNYRPAEKRMEDWNEIYNFQGVRKGLRVQAARCMECGVPFCQSSHGCPLGNIIPKWNDLVFHSNWKEALNQLLQTNNFPEFTGRVCPAPCEGACVLGISEPPVTIKNIECAIIDHAFEQGWITVQPPKSRTGRRVAIVGSGPSGLAAAHQLNKAGHLVTVYERNDRVGGLLQYGIPTMKLSKQVVQRRVSLLAAEGISFKTGINVGKDISAKELKEQYDALLLCTGATWPRDLQIPGRHFEGIHFAMSFLENWQKKQMGNTVPPKMELIAQNKDVIIIGGGDTGCDCIATSLRQGARSITTFEILPEPPLKRGKDNPWPQYPRVFKVDYGHEEVSLKFGRDPRQFSTLSKEFLGNDKGHVTGIRTVTVEWTKDEAGRWKMDEVPNSEKTYKCDLVLLAMGFMGPEKYVATDLEAKLDGRGNYETPGGKYSTSISGVFAAGDCRRGQSLVVWAIAEGRQAAREVDKSLMGSTTLPSPGGVITGVLP; translated from the exons ATGCGCAATGGAACCCTGGGATGGACCAGCCCTACTAACATTCACGGATGGTCGCTACGTTGGAGCTATACTAGACAG AGCCGTTTGAAGCCTGGAAGGATGCTGTTGGTTGAcacagaagagaaaaagattatTCAAGATGTTGATCTCAAGATTTATATCGCACGCAGCAGGCCTCACTCTACTTGGCTTAAGGAACAG ATATCGATGGACCAGTTACGAGAAGCTCATATCGCAGTAAATGGGTCAAATGGTATTACTGAAAATGGGAGTGTAGAGTTGACTAAGCTCATCGAAACCAACGATACTTTCGAGGGTGTTTCTGCAGTGAATCGTGTTTGGGGAGGAGACAAACGTCTCTCATTATACGGATATACAATTGAAACCATCAATATGCTTTTACTGCCCATGATTCAAACCAA aaaAGAAGCACTGGGATCTATGGGCAACGACGCTCCCTTGGCCTGCCTTTCCGACTTTCAACCTCTGATTTacgaatatttcaaacaattgttTGCAcag GTAACAAACCCACCGATTGATCCATTCAGAGAGAAGATCGTGATGTCACTAATGTGCCCAATTGGTCCTGTGAGTAATATCCTGGAACCAAATGAGTTACAAGTTCATCGATTATTCCTTCATCAACCCATCTTATCCCTGAAAGATCTTGAGGTGATTAAAAACACCAACTATCGTGGCTGGAGAACAAAGGTTATTGACATCACGTATCCGGCTGAGTATGGACCACCGGGTCTTCAGAAAACCATTCACAGGGTGTGCAACGAGGCTAACGAAGCTGCCCATCAGGGTTATCAGCTCATTGTTTTATCCGACCGTCTAGCCGGTCCAGACAG GGTTCCAGTGAGCACTTTACTAGCTCAAGGTGCTGTACATCATTTTCTTATCGAAGAGCGTCAACGAATGAAAGTGGGCTTAATCCTAGAGACTGCGGAAGCTCGAGAGGTGCATCACATGTGTGTACTGCTTGGCTACGGTGCTGACGCAATCTGTCCCTATCTGGTCTTTGAAATGGCTAGAAGTCTTAGAGCTGATGGAGTCTTGGATGAATCCTGTACTGACGATATCATGTTCACT aaTTATTCTGAAGCTATGGAACGTGGAATTGCCAAGGTGATGGCAAAAATGGGAATATCTACTCTTCAATCTTACAAAGGTGCCCAAATCTTCGAGGCGGTTGGCTTGGCTGATGATGTTGTTGATAAATGTTTCAAG GGTACCCAATCACGAATCGGTGGTGTAACATTCGACATAATAGCAAAAGAAGCATTCGAAAGACACCAAATGACTTACATGGAAAAAGCTGTGGATATGATGGTCCTGCGTAATCCTGGAATATACCATTGGCGAGCTGGAGGAGAGAAACATATCAACGAGCCCAACAGTATTGCTAATCTACAG GAAGCTGTTGAATCAAAGAGTACCATCGCCTATGAAAATTACCGTAAATCTACGATGGATGCTGTCCGAGCATGCACACTACGAGGTCAAATGGAAATCAAAACTATCGATAAACCAATACCAATTGATGAAGTGGAACCAGCATCTGAGATTGTGAAGAGATTCGTGACTGGCGCTATGAGCTTTGGAAGTATTTCACTAGAAGCTCATACCACCCTTGCCATTGCCATGAATAGAATTGGTGGCAAATCCAACACCGGAGAAGGTGGAGAGAATGCTGACAG ATATTTGGACCAAGATCCAGAATTCAATAAGCGGTCATCCATCAAACAAGTAGCAAGTGGCAGATTTGGTGTAACTTCCAGCTACATAGCAAATGCCGATGACTTGCAGATTAAAATGGCTCAAGGTGCCAAACCTGGTGAAGGTGGTGAGCTGCCAGGATATAAA GTCACAGCGGATATTGCTGCAACACGTCACTCTGTGCCTGGAGTTGGACTTATTTCACCCCCACCCCATCACGATATATACTCGATAGAAGATTTAGCTGAGCTGATTTACGATTTGAAATGCGCAAATCCAAATGCTCGGATCTCTGTAAAACTTGTGTCGGAAGTCGGAGTTGGAGTTGTTGCATCTGGTGTTGCTAAA GGTAAAGCAGAGCACATTGTGATATCTGGACATGATGGTGGTACTGGAGCTAGTAGCTGGACTGGAATCAAGGCAGCGGGTCTTCCATGGGAGTTGGGTGTAGCAGAGACTCACCAAGTATTAACTCTCAACAACTTGCGCTCCAGAGTCGTTGTTCAAGCAGATGGTCAACTTCGCACTGGCTTTGATGTCGTTGTTGCTGCACTTTTGGGCGCAGACGAATTTGGTTTCAGTACAGCTCCATTGATCGCTATGGGCTGCACGATGATGCGGAAGTGCCATCTGAATACGTGTCCAGTGGGCATTGCTACACAAGATCCAATTTTACGCAAAAAGTTTGCAGGAAAACCAGAACATGTTATCAATTTCCTGTTCATGTTGGCCGAGGAG GTCCGAACGCACATGGCTAGTCTTGGTATCAGAAAATTCCAAGATTTAGTTGGACGCACTGATTTCCTGAAGGTTGCCAGCCGTGATCATGAAAAATCCAAGACTCTTAATTTCACAAACATTTTACGCAATGCATTGGAAATGCGTCCAGGTGTCAACATTAAGGGTGGCTCAGTTAAGCAGGATTTCCAGCTCGAAAACAGATTGGACAATAAGCTTCTTGAAGAGGCAGCACCAGTTTTGGAAGGACTTAAAAAAAGCGTTTCCATCCAGATGAGCATCAACAATGAATGCAGAGCATTTGCGTCAACTTTAAGCTATCACATTTCAAA GAAATTTGGGGAAGAAGGGCTTCCAGAACACAGTATTAATATCAATATGACTGGCTCTGCGGGTCAGAGCTTCTGCGCTTTTATGACAAAAGGTGTTCATGTTACGTTAGAAGGTGATGCAAACGATTACGTAGGaaag AGTCTCTGTGGTGGAGAGATTATCATATATCCCCCCAAGGATTCGGACTTCAATTCCGAAGCTAATGTTATTGTGGGTAACGTCTGTCTCTATGGTGCGACGTCTGGTCGGGCATACTTCCGAGGTATAGCTGCAGAGAGGTTCAGCGTTCGTAACAGTGGAGCTATCGTAGTTGTAGAAGGAGTAGGTGATCACGGATGCGAATACATGACTGGAGGTTGTGCACTTATACTTGGGCTGACAGGAAGGAACTTTGCTGCTGGAATGTCCGGTGGAATTGCTTATGTTCTCGACGTTGACGGATCGTTCAAAAG TAAATGCAATCCTGAAATGGTGGAGCTACTTCCACTTAATCAGCAGAGTGACATTGCGTATGTGAAGGAACTTCTGGAAGAGTTCATTGAAAAGACTGGATCATTGATCGCTCAGGAGTTGCTGAAGGTCTGGCCTGAACCTACCACCAGATTTGTAAAG GTATTCCCATACGAATATCAACGTGCTCTAAAGCAACTAGCAGAGCAGAAAGTAGCGCAGCCAATTGTCGACAGCAATCGCAAACCATCCGAACCTAATGTTAAGGATATTGAAGATTCGATTGCTGATGGGGAtatggagaaaaagaaattggatAAGATTCG AGGATTCGTAAAATACGGTCGCGAAACAAAAAACTATCGACCGGCTGAAAAACGAATGGAAGATTGGAATGAGATATATAACTTTCAAGGTGTTAGGAAAGGACTTAGAGTTCAGGCAGCAAGATGTATGGAATGTGGTGTTCCCTTCTGTCAGAGCAGCCATGGGTGTCCTCTTGGAAACATTATTCCAAAGTGGAATGACcttgtttttcattcaaactGGAAAGAGGCCTTGAATCAGCTGCTTCAGACCAATAACTTTCCTG AGTTTACTGGAAGGGTATGTCCAGCACCTTGTGAGGGTGCTTGTGTATTGGGAATCTCCGAGCCACctgtaacaataaaaaacattGAGTGCGCTATCATAGATCATGCCTTTGAGCAAGGATGGATCACTGTGCAACCTCCGAAGTCAAGAACTGGACGTCGAGTGGCAATTGTAGGATCTGGTCCTTCTGGACTTGCTGCGGCTCATCAACTTAACAAAGCTGGTCACTTGGTCACTGTCTATGAACGAAACGATCGCGTTGGTGGTCTTTTGCAGTATGGTATTCCTACCATGAAATTGTCTAAGCAAGTTGTTCAACGGCGAGTTTCTCTCCTCGCTGCTGAAGGAATCTCCTTCAAGACTGGTATCAATGTTGGGAAGGATATTTCAGCTAAA GAATTGAAAGAACAGTATGATGCACTTCTTCTGTGTACTGGTGCTACGTGGCCAAGAGATCTGCAAATACCTGGACGGCACTTTGAAGGAATTCACTTTGCCATGAGTTTTCTCGAGAACTGGCAAAAAAAACAGATGGGAAACACTGTACCACCCAAAATGGAATTAATTGCTCAGAATAAAGATGTCATAATTATTGGTGGTGGAGATACAGGTTGCGATTGCATTGCTACATCCTTGCGACAG GGTGCCAGATCCATTACAACGTTTGAAATCTTACCTGAACCTCCATTGAAAAGAGGAAAGGACAATCCATGGCCACAGTACCCTCGAGTGTTCAAGGTGGACTATGGTCATGAAGAAGTTTCTCTTAAATTTGGACGGGATCCACGTCAGTTCAGTACACTGAGCAAG GAATTCTTGGGCAATGACAAGGGACATGTAACTGGAATTAGAACAGTCACAGTTGAATGGACTAAAGATGAAGCAGGTAGATGGAAAATGGACGAAGTTCCTAATTCTGAAAAg